One genomic window of Mytilus edulis unplaced genomic scaffold, xbMytEdul2.2 SCAFFOLD_169, whole genome shotgun sequence includes the following:
- the LOC139506161 gene encoding uncharacterized protein, giving the protein MPCLDLAYCEMELIKNVFDGKIPQIPMVAQLKNGRSIIVNYMTENQISETYCMIQEAAQCGEGYGIDEFESKEEFRMEIKDSDCFAITCKESGLLLAGFIIAVSKFYRGHGAMADPFVIVKRTERKQYLGEFALSTAVKFATCLGYFGMYIDTFSSNKGMLRIIEKIGGFQKVGILPVGGKLQNGQIVSSIIFIKYLKPIEGS; this is encoded by the exons ATGCCTTGCTTGGATTTGGCTTATTGTGAAATGGAACT gataaaaaatgtatttgatggCAAAATTCCACAAATTCCTATGGTAGCACAGTTGAAAAATGGACGGTCAATAATTGTTAACTACATGACGGAAAACCAAATATCCGAAACCTACTGCATGATTCAAGAAGCAGCTCAATGTGGCGAAGGCTATGGCATAGATGAATTCGAATCAAAAGAAGAGTTCCGAATGGAAATCAAAGACAGTGACTGCTTTGCAATCACATGTAAAGAATCGGGACTCCTTTTGGCTGGATTTATTATTGCAGTTAGCAAATTTTATAGAGGACACGGTGCTATGGCAGACCCATTTGTAATTGTCAAGCGAACCGAAAGGAAACAATACTTGGGAGAATTTGCTCTGAGTACAGCTGTCAAATTTGCAACTTGTCTGGGATATTTTGGGATGTACATCGATACGTTTTCAAGTAACAAGGGCATGTTGAGGATTATTGAAAAAATAGGGGGATTCCAGAAAGTCGGTATTCTACCGGTTGGCGGGAAATTACAAAATGGACAGATAGTGAGTTCTATCATATTTATAAAGTATTTGAAACCTATTGAAGGAAGCTGA